From the genome of Perognathus longimembris pacificus isolate PPM17 chromosome 19, ASM2315922v1, whole genome shotgun sequence:
CCTCCACGCACCCGTCCTCCCACCGAGGCGTGGGGCCAGCGCCGCCCTGCGTCCTTGTGTGCAGACTGCAATACGGAATGCTAAGGCCGCCTGAGAGAGAAGAACAAAGCCTGTGTGAGGACGGACTCGCTCGTTCCGTGGTTCATCTATTGTGACCTTACCGTCAAAGTCAAGATGAGCAAGTTTTACTTAATACTCAGAGTCTCTATACGGCTCACTTTAGAGTTCTACAAACGTGGGGCTGCACAGAACACACGCACAGCTCCGAGCGCCTGCAGCCCTGCACACGCACACAGAACACACGCACAGCTCCGAGCGCCTGCAGCCCCTGCACGCGCACACGGAACACACGCACAGCTCCGAGCGCCTGCAGCCCTGCACGCGCACACGGAACACATGCGCACACAGAACACACGCGCACACAGAACACACGCGCACACGGAACACACGCGCACACAGAACACACGCACAGCTCCGAGCGCCTGCAGCCCCTGCACGCGCACACAGAACACACGCGCACACAGAACACACGCGCACACAGAACACACGCACAGCTCCGAGCGCCTCCAGCCCCTGCATGCGCACACAGAACACACGCACAGCTCCGAGCGCCTGCAGCCCCTGCACGCGCACACAGAACACACGCGCACACAGAACACACGCGTACACAGAACACACGCGCACACAGAACACACGCACAGCTCCGAGCGCCTCCAGCCCCTGCACGCGCACACAGAACACACGCGCACACAGAACACACGCACAGCTCCGAGCGCCTGCAGCCCCTGCACGCGCACACGGAACACACGCGCACACAGAACACACGCACAGCTCCGAGCGCCTCCAGCCCCTGCACGCGCACACAGAACACACGCGCACACAGAACACACGCACAGCTCCGAGCGCCTCCAGCCCTGCACACGCACACAGAACACACGCACAGCTCCGAGCTCTCACAAGCAGCTGTTTTAGGGACAACATGGGTAACAGTTTACGTAATGACTTAGATTTGTTATATATTTACTCAGAAtgcaataaaaaaatagaaaatgtagacATAGTTCTAGACAGCTTGCTGGGAGCCCCTCTCTGCCGTGCTGTGCCCGCTGCCACGCCTCCGCCATTCTATGGGTGAAATGTACACGCCAGCTACCATCACCCCAAGACAGCCTTGAGTGATGGCCGCCCCGTTCTTCCTCTCTCACCTTTCTGGGAGGAAACGGGAGCCTGCGTAGCCTTCCTGTGCACTGCGGGGGCAGCCCTGCCTTGCTTCTGTATGGTGAACGTGGCAGTCCCTGGAAAGGCACACACGCTTTTTACCCCTGCAGCTCGCCCCGGGTTTTCACGCAGCACCCCGCGCGTTCCTGGAGGACGTGGATCTGCGCAGCAACCTGCTTCTTGTGGGAGCCTGACAGGAACCGGCGCGGGCAAACCCAGAGAGCAGAACAAAGTAGGCACCGCCTTGGAGACTGCGTGGCCTTGGAGCACAAATGGGGTCATTTTTCAAATGGAAGTAAAAAACCTCTTTAATAACAAGAAACTGAAGACATCAGAAGACAGAAAGCTATCCCATGTGGAACTGGCGGAATTGATGCTGGAATTGAAAATGGCCACACTGCCAAAAGCACtccattcaatgcaatacccataaaAATCCCACAATAATTCCTCACAGGATTACAGAAACCAATATAAAAGTCCACATGGAAGCGGTGTcagaggttcacacctgtagtcctagctactcaggagtctgagacctgaggatcacggtgagACTTGAATCCCCAACGAAACTACTCAGAacaagctgcaagtggcgctatggatcaagcggtagagtgctagccgtgagccaaagaagctcagggagagcacctaagccccgagttcaagccccaggactggcattaaaaagagaggaaaaaaaaggaaaagttcatATGGAAGCAAAAAGACTCCAATAGCAATAGCAATTCTAAGTAATAAGAGCACTCTTGGAAGTATCAAACTATACTACCGAGCCATAGTAACACGAAACTTCATGGTACCTACACAAAACAGACCCAAAGACCAATGGAAAACATGGAAGATCTATCTACACCTATAGTCAATTAATTTTGAGAAAGGAGACAAAAAATATACAATTAAGGAAAGACacttttcaacaaatgatgctgggatAACGGGGACTGCAGAGGGCTGAAATAAGACCTATCTCCAATCCTGTGCAAAACTTAACGCTAGAAAGTTCTGAAATTTAAAATCTTCGACAGCAAAATATAGGAAAAATGTTGGAAGATAGAGACACATGTAAATTTTTCCTGAGTAAGACTCCAGATGCTCAGAGAATGAGAGCAATGATTAACAAATGGGACTTGCAAATTAGTTTATGCACAGCAGAAGAAACAACCATCAGAACCAAGAGGTTCATCTGTTTGGGGAAGGGTAAaatgggggcacagaaatggaaggacaaagagtgGTACTTACTGGACACTATGGTgaagaggaggcaagcactcttgccactaggccatattcccagcctcggtGAAGAGGAATTATACAACTATGGGTgaggaaaaacttggagaaaatcaggggaaaggtgacattgtccaaaaataaatgtactcttaaactgggcaccagtggctcacgcttataatcctagctactcaggaggctgagatctgaggattgaagttcaaagccagcttgggcaggaaagtccatgagactcttatctccaattaaccaccagaaacctggaagtggcgcagtgactcaagtggtaaagtgctagccttgagctgaagagctcagggatagcacagaggcccagagttcaagcccagcgaatgaccaaaacaaacaaacaaaaaaaaaaaaacaaaagaaaaaaggaatatactctttatctgacttatgtaactgtaactcttccatacatcaccttttttttttccttcttcttcttctttttttttttttttttggccagtcctgggccttggactcagggcctgagcactgtccctggcttcttcccgctcaaggctagcactccgccacttgagccacagcgccgcttctggccgttttctgtatatgtggtgctggggaatcgaacctagggcctcgtgtatccgaggcaggcactcttgccactaagctatattcccagcccatcttctttttttttttttggccagtcctgtggcttggactcagggcctgaacactgtccctgacttctttttgctcaaggctagcactctgccacttgagccacagcgccacttctggccattttctgtatatgtggtgctggggaattgaacccacggcctcatgtatatgaggcaggcactcttgccactaggccatatccccagccccatatgtcacctttttaataacaataaagtaaacattatcaaaatgaagaaaacagtatCATGTGGCCATTAAGCAAacaatgaaatcatgtcatttgcagcaaAATGGATGCAACATCCTATTGTGTGAGACAAGCCACGCTCAAATAACCAAGTCTCCAATGTTTCACTTACATGAGGAAACCAGACCTTTCAGACACTCAGATTCATGAACAGGTAAGTATAAATACCATATATGCAATTACCAGATAGCTAAACATAGACCATGAAGGAAGCTAGGAGGGTACGTAGGCagagaggagaatggaaaaagaagagaTGATAGCTACATAATTCTGGAAGTGGGGGGAGTGTGAGGGGCGCACCTGGGGGAGACATACTATTTCcaatcaggaaaacaaaacaaagaaagtgcTGGAGACATTATTTGTTAGAAGAAAGGGTGGCGGAAGTGGAGTACTGAGGGTAAAATTGCCCAGAATACAGTGTACACGTGTGGAGATCTAACAGtgagcagaaagtccatgaagctctgcCTCCAATTAGCTTGCAGAAAAAACAGACTGGAGGTGTACCGgtagcaagtggtagagcgccagccacgAGCAAGTGAGCTGGGTCAGAGCACAAGGTCtgcgtttaagccccaggattgacacgcAAAAAAAGAGGGGAACGGGACATAATGCTGCCCAGGTTACAGAGATGTAGTTAAAGAGCACGAGCCACACCTGACATGGAAGTTAGCTGTTACACATTTTCAAACACAAACTTACACTATTTAATTACATTAACTAGTAAACATTCTAATGTACAATTATTATACAAATACCCTTTTGTCTGACTAATAAAAACCTAAGTGTTAactaaagaaaactgaaaaaatactGTTAGATAGATACATCTTCAGACACAGAAAATTGTAGACACATCTTTAAAAGGATGTTCAAAAGTTGAACATATTTTTCAATCTGAGCTTCTTATCACTCTTTTGATGATAATAGAATCGTGAGACCTATCAAAACCTTATTATATGTACACCTCCggtcagagagacaaaaggaaagCCTCAAGTTACATCTAAATAATGACTATTCAAAGTCTATTACAGACAGAATATTAGCTTAAAAAGCTACCTCAGTTCTTATTGCAGAGCAGTAGAACAAAATCCTGGTACTGTGAAGTCTGTCGATTCCTTACATTTTATTGAAATCAGAATTCATTTTCACTAAGATTTTACACCTTTTCCTAATACAAACACAACCCTGGCCACGAGGAGAACTAGGCCCACAGCCAAGGGTCACGCGCATACAGTCTTACCATGCGGCCAAGGGGAGCCTTGAAGTTGCCCCAGAGGCCCTGGCCTCCGAGGAGGGCGTGGCTTGGACACCCGTGTGACTTTTGCTTGGTGACTCCTCACTGGGAAGTTGTGCCTGTGTGGATTCTCCCTGCAGGTGAAGATCGCACCATTAGTGTACTTCTAAAATCTCTCTCATcggagataattttttttccagtcctggggcttggactcagggcctgagcactgtccctggcttctttttgctcaaggctagcactctgccacttgagccacagcgccccctctggccttttctgtgtttgtggtgctgaggaatcgaaccctgggcttcgtccatgctaggcaagctctctaccactaagctacattccagaGTTGGtacttggttttgaactcagaaagaaccttgtgcttgcttgctcTCTCAGCTCATGCTCTATTTAAGCCACACCGCCAGCCGGCTTTTTTACTGGtgattttttggagataagagtctcgtgggtttttctgcctggg
Proteins encoded in this window:
- the LOC125367557 gene encoding ciliogenesis and planar polarity effector 1-like, whose translation is MTPFVLQGHAVSKAVPTLFCSLGLPAPVPVRLPQEAGCCADPRPPGTRGVLRENPGRAAGVKSVCAFPGTATFTIQKQGRAAPAVHRKATQAPVSSQKASPSSHRLCSSLSGGLSIPYCSLHTRTQGGAGPTPRWEDGCVEERAAAVVSPWTVPPEVRRILHESHGSFLRDLLPAEEEEEPESAARASADSAAPSSGSALSQLDWDAIEDMVAGVEGEGP